The DNA sequence AACGAGGTTGCAATAGAGATCTGTGCGCTCCTGGCATTTTCTGCTATAAAGAATAATGATAAAGTAGGCCTGATCATGTTTACGAATACTGTTGAAAAATTCATTCCTCCCAAAAAAGGGCAAAAACATGTGTTAAGAGTTATTCGGGAACTTCTCTGTTCGACCCCCGCCGGAAAGGGAACCAATATTCCTGTTGCGCTGGAATATCTGAATAAGATATCATCGAGACGTACGATTTCTTTTGTGGTGTCCGATTTTATTGCAAACGATTATGCTCATGCGTTACGCATTGCAAATAAAAAACATGATGTGATCGCAATTACTATTGTAGACCCCAGAGAGCAGGAATTGCCTAATGTGGGTTTTATAGAATTAAAGGATGCAGAGTCCGGCGAGGTAATTTTGGTTGATACGGCACATGTCCTGGCGAGAAAAGAATTTCATAAGATGAAGAGTCGTCAAATGCAGGAACGTTCAAAGTTGTTTCGGTCAATGGGTGTTGATGAAATTGTAATCAATACCAATAAACATCATGTAGAACCTATTGTTCGCTTTTTCAGGATGAGGGAGAACCGATATTAACAGGTATTCGTTCCATTAAACCCCAATTGTAGAGACTCAAGATTTTGCGTCTCTCCAGGGGAATGAACCCCATATGCATCAAGCAAGAATAGTGTTCCATGAAAAAGGAGGTATCTCCCTGGAGAAAGAGCAATGTGTGTCCATGTTTCCCTATAATCCCCCCTAACCCCCCTTTAAAAAAGGGGGAAAGAAGGATAAGTTAAAAAAAGGGAGGAAAGAAAGATAAATTTAGAAAAGTGGGAACGAGGGATTTCCCCCTTTTCTAAACTTATCCTTACCCACAAGTTAGGTAGAGAGTGAAGGTAGAAGCAAGGTAAACCACGAAGTACACGAAGAAAGAAGAACGGAGAGAAGCAAGATTTTGCGCCTTTACAATTGAGGTAGGGGTATGTTGCTTTGCCTCAAGAAGGGATCGATCATAAAAAGAATTTATTGAGATTTGGAACTCTCTTATTCTTCGTGTACTTCGTGTTCTTTGTGGTATTTAAAGATGTGGGTAAGGACAAGTTTTCTAAAGGGGGATTATGTTATTCTTCACCGTTTCTACATTTTAGCTTGATTGTATAGGAATTTTCATTTTATTTAAGCGGTTTTCAGGGTGGCAGGACAGACTCCGTTTGTCCGTGTTGCCGTCTTTAACTTGATGCATATAGGAATGAACCCACCCCTGACCCCTCCCAGGAGGGGAATAAAAAAGTCTCCTCTCGGGGAGGGGATTTAGGGGTGGGTAAAAAAGAACAGTCATTGGGTTTTGCCTTTTAAAACCCAACCTAATGTAATGTATAGGAGTTTCAATTCTGTAGGGCAACCCTTTAGGGTTGCCATCCCTGTGTACGTTCAAGCGGGGAAGCAAGGCTAAAGCCTTGCCCTACAGTTTAATAAAAAACAAAAGTAGCCGAAGGCCTAATTTATCAAGGTTGATTGATATGGTTATAGTTATAAACAGGCAACATGCACTCAGTAGTACCCTATTGATTTTCATAGTATTTGTATATACACTGATACCGTTAAAGAATGCAGCTTTTGCCCATGAATCGGACAATATCGGAAAGTTAGCTTTGCCAGAAGCCACAGCAAATGTGGATAAATCTGAGGTAATGATTGGCGATAAAATAACGTTGAAAGTTCACGTAAAGTACAAGGATTCTATTACGATACAATTTCCTGAGTTTGATCAACAAATCGGGGTATTTACGGTAAAAGGATCAGGGGTGGTTGAAGGACCAAGAAAGGATCGCGATGGATACTCTCTGGTTGAACGAAGTTATATACTGAGTTCATATGAGATTGGACGTGCAACAATTCCATCATTGAAAATAAACTATAAGGGCGCTCAGGGTGAAGGCGAGGTTACTACGAATGAAGTGACGATTGATGTTAAAGGGGTTATAAAAGAAGAAGAGACAGTAACCGATATAAAAGATATTATTCCACCGATAGAGATACCTACGAATTACAAACGATTCATGTATTGGGTTTTTGTGGGACTCGGCGGGCTGTTTATTGCTGGCATTCTTTATAGATTTTTCCATAAAATGAAAAAAAGGCAAACAACGCAGGAACAAGAATACAGAAAAAGAACTCCACACGAGGTTGCCTATGAATTGCTGGAACGGTTATTAAAAGAGGATTTAGTTGGCAAAGGATTAACCAAGGAGTATTATTATCGTATAACAGATATCCTGCGGCATTATATTGAGGACCGGTTTGGCTTGTTGGCACCAGAACGAACAACGGAAGAGTTCCTCGCAGAAATGGCGCATACGAATAGGCTGGAAGATAGCCACAAAAGATTAATTCGTGAATTTCTTGAACACGCTGACATGGTTAAATATGCAAAGTATGGGCCATCTAACGTAGAGGTTAAAGAGGCTTATGAGAGAGCGAAACGATTAGTCGATGAAACAAAAGAACGTTTAGAAGAGGAGGTAGTTATCTGATGCCTATGTTGATTACCTTCAGGAACGATAAAATATGTTGTTGGTATGTCTGGGCAGATGTGATTGCTCTCTGCAAAGGTATTGTCCCGGGTATTGATTGTACGTCTATTTTTAAACCTTTTCTTAAAGGGTAAAAAAATGGTAAAAGCGCCAGAAAAATTCTTGGATGAGTATTTACGTCATCAAAAAGGTCTTGCAAGTAATATAGTCACAAAGGCAGCAAGGGAACCGATGCATAGTGTTTCAGAAGAAGAAATGGCAAGGCTTAAATTAAATTTGCAGATGTTATGGGCTATTTATAATACGCCAGAGATCAAAGAGATTCTTTCCAGAAAACACAGAATCCACTTCCTGGATATG is a window from the Candidatus Jettenia sp. genome containing:
- a CDS encoding DUF58 domain-containing protein, whose product is MISKDILKKIQQVEIHTRRLVNEAFVGEYHSVFKGRGMEFDEVREYQPGDEIRTIDWNVTARMGRPFIKRYVEERELTVMLLVDVSASGNFGSIRQLKNEVAIEICALLAFSAIKNNDKVGLIMFTNTVEKFIPPKKGQKHVLRVIRELLCSTPAGKGTNIPVALEYLNKISSRRTISFVVSDFIANDYAHALRIANKKHDVIAITIVDPREQELPNVGFIELKDAESGEVILVDTAHVLARKEFHKMKSRQMQERSKLFRSMGVDEIVINTNKHHVEPIVRFFRMRENRY
- a CDS encoding BatD family protein, which gives rise to MVIVINRQHALSSTLLIFIVFVYTLIPLKNAAFAHESDNIGKLALPEATANVDKSEVMIGDKITLKVHVKYKDSITIQFPEFDQQIGVFTVKGSGVVEGPRKDRDGYSLVERSYILSSYEIGRATIPSLKINYKGAQGEGEVTTNEVTIDVKGVIKEEETVTDIKDIIPPIEIPTNYKRFMYWVFVGLGGLFIAGILYRFFHKMKKRQTTQEQEYRKRTPHEVAYELLERLLKEDLVGKGLTKEYYYRITDILRHYIEDRFGLLAPERTTEEFLAEMAHTNRLEDSHKRLIREFLEHADMVKYAKYGPSNVEVKEAYERAKRLVDETKERLEEEVVI